From Heteronotia binoei isolate CCM8104 ecotype False Entrance Well chromosome 3, APGP_CSIRO_Hbin_v1, whole genome shotgun sequence, a single genomic window includes:
- the RWDD2B gene encoding RWD domain-containing protein 2B isoform X1, producing the protein MDESKMSNLEEAEVQLSELDLLSSMFPNEDEFKVTDQLALAELKDLVERCSLEVPSSKIHFMLKLELQTPGGNKAEFSLSCAFPFKYPAILPEVTIRSSFLSRSQQIQLNTDLLAYLKKNCAGEVCILNAREWVKDHAAAYINKDFSSSSWEKSDVKRSEEIFTRLWIYSHHIYNKHKRKNIVDWAKELTLSGFSMPGKPGIICVEGPQTMCEEFWGRIRRLSWQRIMIRHREDISLEGTEDEMEKQRKFTRFEEKIFDAHGARGNHMDLGQLYRFLVDNRCADIFQMYFGVEGQ; encoded by the exons GAATCAAAAATGAGTAATTTGGAAGAAGCTGAAGTACAACTTTCTGAGTTAGATTTGCTCTCCAGTATGTTTCCTAATGAAGATGAATTTAAGGTCACAGATCAACTCGCTTTAGCAGAACTAAAGGATCTTGTTGAAAGATGTTCACTGGAAGTGCCATCTTCAAAAATACATTTTATGCTGAAATTAGAATTACAGACTCCTGGTGGCAATAAG GCAGAATTTTCTTTGTCCTGCGCCTTTCCATTTAAGTACCCAGCTATTCTTCCAGAAGTTACTATCAG ATCTTCATTCCTAAGCCGATCACAGCAGATTCAGCTAAACACAGATCTCCTAGCTTACTTGAAGAAAAACTGCGCTGGTGAAGTTTGCATATTAAATGCTAGAGAATGGGTTAAAGATCATGCTGCTGCCTATATCAACAAAGATTTCTCATCTTCTTCTTGGGAGAAATCAGATGTTAAAAGATCAGAAGAAATTTTCACTAGACTCTGGATTTACAGTCATCATATTTACAACAAACACAAAAGAAAGAATATAGTTGACTGGGCTAAGGAACTTACTCTGTCTGGATTCAGCATGCCTGGGAAACCAGGTATTATTTGTGTAGAGGGCCCACAGACCATGTGTGAGGAGTTTTGGGGAAG AATCAGAAGATTATCATGGCAACGAATTATGATTCGCCACAGAGAGGACATTTCCTTAGAGGGGACTGAAGATGAAATGGAGAAACAAAGGAAATTTACACGTTTTGAAGAAAAAATATTTGATGCACATGGTGCCAGAGGAAACCACATGGATCTAGGACAACTGTATCGTTTTTTAGTTGATAACAGATGTGCTGATATTTTTCAAATGTACTTTGGAGTTGAAGGACAATAG
- the RWDD2B gene encoding RWD domain-containing protein 2B isoform X2, with product MSNLEEAEVQLSELDLLSSMFPNEDEFKVTDQLALAELKDLVERCSLEVPSSKIHFMLKLELQTPGGNKAEFSLSCAFPFKYPAILPEVTIRSSFLSRSQQIQLNTDLLAYLKKNCAGEVCILNAREWVKDHAAAYINKDFSSSSWEKSDVKRSEEIFTRLWIYSHHIYNKHKRKNIVDWAKELTLSGFSMPGKPGIICVEGPQTMCEEFWGRIRRLSWQRIMIRHREDISLEGTEDEMEKQRKFTRFEEKIFDAHGARGNHMDLGQLYRFLVDNRCADIFQMYFGVEGQ from the exons ATGAGTAATTTGGAAGAAGCTGAAGTACAACTTTCTGAGTTAGATTTGCTCTCCAGTATGTTTCCTAATGAAGATGAATTTAAGGTCACAGATCAACTCGCTTTAGCAGAACTAAAGGATCTTGTTGAAAGATGTTCACTGGAAGTGCCATCTTCAAAAATACATTTTATGCTGAAATTAGAATTACAGACTCCTGGTGGCAATAAG GCAGAATTTTCTTTGTCCTGCGCCTTTCCATTTAAGTACCCAGCTATTCTTCCAGAAGTTACTATCAG ATCTTCATTCCTAAGCCGATCACAGCAGATTCAGCTAAACACAGATCTCCTAGCTTACTTGAAGAAAAACTGCGCTGGTGAAGTTTGCATATTAAATGCTAGAGAATGGGTTAAAGATCATGCTGCTGCCTATATCAACAAAGATTTCTCATCTTCTTCTTGGGAGAAATCAGATGTTAAAAGATCAGAAGAAATTTTCACTAGACTCTGGATTTACAGTCATCATATTTACAACAAACACAAAAGAAAGAATATAGTTGACTGGGCTAAGGAACTTACTCTGTCTGGATTCAGCATGCCTGGGAAACCAGGTATTATTTGTGTAGAGGGCCCACAGACCATGTGTGAGGAGTTTTGGGGAAG AATCAGAAGATTATCATGGCAACGAATTATGATTCGCCACAGAGAGGACATTTCCTTAGAGGGGACTGAAGATGAAATGGAGAAACAAAGGAAATTTACACGTTTTGAAGAAAAAATATTTGATGCACATGGTGCCAGAGGAAACCACATGGATCTAGGACAACTGTATCGTTTTTTAGTTGATAACAGATGTGCTGATATTTTTCAAATGTACTTTGGAGTTGAAGGACAATAG
- the RWDD2B gene encoding RWD domain-containing protein 2B isoform X4 has product MSNLEEAEVQLSELDLLSSMFPNEDEFKVTDQLALAELKDLVERCSLEVPSSKIHFMLKLELQTPGGNKAEFSLSCAFPFKYPAILPEVTIRSSFLSRSQQIQLNTDLLAYLKKNCAGEVCILNAREWVKDHAAAYINKDFSSSSWEKSDVKRSEEIFTRLWIYSHHIYNKHKRKNIVDWAKELTLSGFSMPGKPESEDYHGNEL; this is encoded by the exons ATGAGTAATTTGGAAGAAGCTGAAGTACAACTTTCTGAGTTAGATTTGCTCTCCAGTATGTTTCCTAATGAAGATGAATTTAAGGTCACAGATCAACTCGCTTTAGCAGAACTAAAGGATCTTGTTGAAAGATGTTCACTGGAAGTGCCATCTTCAAAAATACATTTTATGCTGAAATTAGAATTACAGACTCCTGGTGGCAATAAG GCAGAATTTTCTTTGTCCTGCGCCTTTCCATTTAAGTACCCAGCTATTCTTCCAGAAGTTACTATCAG ATCTTCATTCCTAAGCCGATCACAGCAGATTCAGCTAAACACAGATCTCCTAGCTTACTTGAAGAAAAACTGCGCTGGTGAAGTTTGCATATTAAATGCTAGAGAATGGGTTAAAGATCATGCTGCTGCCTATATCAACAAAGATTTCTCATCTTCTTCTTGGGAGAAATCAGATGTTAAAAGATCAGAAGAAATTTTCACTAGACTCTGGATTTACAGTCATCATATTTACAACAAACACAAAAGAAAGAATATAGTTGACTGGGCTAAGGAACTTACTCTGTCTGGATTCAGCATGCCTGGGAAACCAG AATCAGAAGATTATCATGGCAACGAATTATGA
- the RWDD2B gene encoding RWD domain-containing protein 2B isoform X3, whose product MDESKMSNLEEAEVQLSELDLLSSMFPNEDEFKVTDQLALAELKDLVERCSLEVPSSKIHFMLKLELQTPGGNKAEFSLSCAFPFKYPAILPEVTIRSSFLSRSQQIQLNTDLLAYLKKNCAGEVCILNAREWVKDHAAAYINKDFSSSSWEKSDVKRSEEIFTRLWIYSHHIYNKHKRKNIVDWAKELTLSGFSMPGKPESEDYHGNEL is encoded by the exons GAATCAAAAATGAGTAATTTGGAAGAAGCTGAAGTACAACTTTCTGAGTTAGATTTGCTCTCCAGTATGTTTCCTAATGAAGATGAATTTAAGGTCACAGATCAACTCGCTTTAGCAGAACTAAAGGATCTTGTTGAAAGATGTTCACTGGAAGTGCCATCTTCAAAAATACATTTTATGCTGAAATTAGAATTACAGACTCCTGGTGGCAATAAG GCAGAATTTTCTTTGTCCTGCGCCTTTCCATTTAAGTACCCAGCTATTCTTCCAGAAGTTACTATCAG ATCTTCATTCCTAAGCCGATCACAGCAGATTCAGCTAAACACAGATCTCCTAGCTTACTTGAAGAAAAACTGCGCTGGTGAAGTTTGCATATTAAATGCTAGAGAATGGGTTAAAGATCATGCTGCTGCCTATATCAACAAAGATTTCTCATCTTCTTCTTGGGAGAAATCAGATGTTAAAAGATCAGAAGAAATTTTCACTAGACTCTGGATTTACAGTCATCATATTTACAACAAACACAAAAGAAAGAATATAGTTGACTGGGCTAAGGAACTTACTCTGTCTGGATTCAGCATGCCTGGGAAACCAG AATCAGAAGATTATCATGGCAACGAATTATGA